In one window of Leptospira sp. GIMC2001 DNA:
- a CDS encoding pyridoxal phosphate-dependent aminotransferase: MKPREFFIEDRLEKFRLESVCNLGESGVRNFDLDSLLNALDIPISSLGKIPLHDSPNSGRQDLREEIANLYDTNVTPDNILVTTGTSEALFILFNLLLEKGDQVSLFWPAFQALYEIPLMLGCKIDKIFPNQMNSEFAIQAKGLSHANFDIASNLNASISNVSNPNFSDQSSKKWNPNKASLGVTHLFKTKPKLAIINHPHNPTGYSMNDTDWKFLENYNEESFVIFDEHYRFLDFEKDLTRSGALMHPNFLATGSITKCFGVVGLKIGWIVAKENLIAQARSFKDYLTHTVNPISEFLALEILKQRKKIIEPIRNKVIDNIQYMRNNYHKIPSIEEYHEPSAGLVCFAKLQPGILSEKYADELYNNTGVFILPGKNFEEEGYIRIGFGEEPDRFRKGIDSWIQWENERSI; this comes from the coding sequence GTGAAACCTAGAGAATTCTTTATCGAAGATCGACTGGAAAAATTTCGTTTAGAATCAGTCTGTAATTTGGGAGAGAGCGGTGTTCGAAATTTTGATTTAGATTCTCTTCTGAATGCGCTTGATATTCCTATCTCATCTCTGGGTAAAATTCCTTTGCATGATTCACCCAATTCAGGCCGTCAAGATCTTAGGGAAGAAATAGCTAATCTCTATGATACCAATGTTACGCCAGATAACATTCTTGTAACAACGGGAACGAGTGAAGCTTTGTTTATTTTATTCAATTTGTTGCTAGAAAAAGGCGATCAGGTTTCTCTTTTCTGGCCTGCATTCCAAGCGCTGTATGAGATACCGCTAATGCTTGGTTGTAAGATTGATAAAATATTTCCAAACCAAATGAACTCCGAGTTTGCAATCCAAGCAAAAGGTTTAAGTCATGCAAATTTTGATATTGCATCCAATCTAAATGCATCTATTTCAAATGTATCTAATCCAAATTTTTCAGATCAATCTTCTAAGAAATGGAATCCTAATAAAGCTTCATTAGGTGTTACTCATCTCTTCAAAACTAAGCCTAAACTAGCAATTATCAATCATCCTCACAATCCTACAGGCTATTCCATGAATGATACGGATTGGAAATTTTTGGAAAATTACAATGAAGAGAGCTTTGTCATCTTCGATGAGCACTATCGATTTTTAGATTTTGAAAAGGATCTGACAAGATCAGGTGCATTGATGCATCCGAATTTTTTAGCGACAGGTTCGATAACTAAATGCTTCGGAGTAGTCGGACTAAAAATTGGTTGGATAGTTGCAAAGGAAAATTTAATCGCTCAGGCAAGATCTTTCAAAGACTATCTAACACATACTGTAAATCCAATATCAGAATTCTTGGCATTAGAAATCCTCAAGCAAAGAAAAAAAATCATTGAGCCTATTCGGAATAAAGTTATAGATAACATTCAATATATGCGAAATAATTATCATAAAATTCCAAGTATAGAAGAATATCATGAACCAAGTGCTGGGCTTGTATGCTTTGCAAAATTGCAACCTGGAATTCTTTCCGAGAAATATGCAGATGAACTTTATAATAATACAGGAGTATTTATATTACCTGGAAAAAATTTCGAAGAAGAGGGATATATACGGATTGGTTTTGGAGAAGAACCAGACCGGTTTCGAAAGGGAATTGATTCTTGGATACAATGGGAAAATGAGAGATCAATATAA
- a CDS encoding phospho-sugar mutase has product MQATDFIRPWTQEPFPDAIKKEANLALDQAEKGLTSDSIEAFSIPLEFGTGGIRGKIGNGIGRMNEYTVGRASLGFARYLVKKSKKPSLVIAYDSRHMSVRFCEVAAGIAASLGIKVYYFDEVTPTPILSYAVRYYKATGGIVLTASHNPPEYNGFKAYLSDGGQLVPPDDAKIIKAIESIQDWNEINFLSKSDPIYKKRVQKVSKDCFKSYLKDLEKSGIISDSVKKKDRAGLSIVYSPLHGTGAKYMKNTLKKFGYSNVFLVPEQSEPNPDFPTVAFPNPEEKEAMVLCEKWARERNAQVFIATDPDADRLGIGVLNREGNYTLLNGNQIGSILAAYLCERVRFSSKKKKTDFYLVKTIVTTDLQEKIAQQNKIKLKNVLTGFKYIAEVMKSIDSKKNAKFLFGGEESYGYLPVDFVRDKDALSSALLLLEVIAEKKDILDYLDSIYLQYGLYLEGLKSLTLEGSSGKEKINNSINSLRTQDLIGRKIGNREIVSIIDYKQKLVKGLAKDSIFKGMPPSNVIQVELSGNAKLTIRPSGTEPKVKIYSSFASLIQPKNRSEIPGCMSELQKELKVSESEFCKLAGLE; this is encoded by the coding sequence ATGCAAGCAACTGATTTCATCCGTCCCTGGACCCAAGAACCATTCCCTGACGCTATAAAAAAGGAAGCAAACCTCGCACTGGATCAAGCAGAAAAAGGACTCACCAGTGATTCAATCGAGGCATTTTCTATACCGCTAGAATTTGGAACAGGAGGAATCCGAGGCAAAATTGGGAACGGAATCGGAAGGATGAATGAGTATACAGTCGGACGTGCATCACTTGGATTTGCGAGATACTTAGTCAAAAAATCCAAAAAACCAAGTCTTGTCATCGCCTACGACTCTCGTCATATGAGCGTTAGGTTCTGTGAGGTTGCCGCAGGAATTGCTGCAAGCCTCGGAATCAAAGTCTATTACTTTGATGAAGTAACACCGACGCCTATACTTTCTTATGCCGTTCGGTACTATAAAGCAACCGGAGGAATAGTTTTAACTGCTTCGCACAATCCTCCAGAATATAACGGATTTAAGGCATATTTATCTGACGGTGGACAACTTGTACCTCCTGATGATGCAAAAATCATAAAAGCTATTGAGTCTATTCAAGATTGGAATGAAATAAATTTTCTATCCAAATCAGATCCTATATATAAGAAACGAGTTCAGAAAGTTAGTAAGGATTGTTTCAAGTCGTATCTGAAAGACCTGGAAAAATCAGGGATCATAAGTGATAGTGTCAAGAAAAAAGATCGCGCTGGACTAAGCATCGTTTACTCACCGTTACATGGCACTGGTGCAAAATACATGAAGAATACATTAAAAAAGTTCGGATATTCCAATGTATTTCTTGTCCCAGAACAATCTGAACCGAATCCGGACTTTCCAACGGTTGCTTTTCCAAACCCAGAAGAGAAAGAAGCTATGGTCTTATGCGAGAAGTGGGCACGAGAGCGAAATGCCCAGGTGTTTATTGCGACTGATCCAGATGCAGATAGACTTGGGATTGGAGTCCTCAATCGTGAAGGCAACTATACTCTATTAAATGGTAACCAGATTGGAAGTATTCTTGCAGCTTACCTATGCGAGAGAGTTCGATTCTCCTCTAAGAAAAAGAAAACCGATTTCTATTTGGTAAAAACAATCGTTACAACCGATCTCCAAGAAAAGATAGCTCAGCAAAATAAGATTAAACTAAAGAATGTTCTCACAGGCTTTAAATATATTGCGGAAGTAATGAAATCTATTGATTCTAAGAAAAATGCGAAATTCCTTTTCGGAGGAGAAGAATCATACGGTTATTTGCCAGTTGATTTCGTTCGAGATAAGGATGCACTTTCCTCTGCATTACTGTTACTTGAGGTTATAGCTGAAAAAAAAGATATTCTCGACTACTTGGATTCGATTTATCTTCAATACGGATTGTATCTTGAAGGACTCAAATCCTTGACCTTGGAAGGAAGTAGCGGTAAAGAAAAAATTAACAACTCTATCAATTCATTGAGAACACAGGATCTGATTGGACGCAAGATTGGGAATAGAGAAATTGTATCCATCATAGACTATAAACAAAAACTGGTTAAAGGATTAGCGAAGGATTCAATTTTTAAAGGAATGCCACCATCTAATGTTATTCAGGTTGAACTCTCAGGGAATGCGAAACTTACAATTCGTCCATCTGGAACTGAACCCAAGGTTAAGATTTATTCATCATTTGCGAGCTTAATTCAGCCCAAGAATAGATCGGAGATTCCAGGATGTATGAGCGAATTGCAGAAAGAATTGAAAGTATCAGAATCCGAGTTTTGTAAATTGGCTGGATTAGAATGA
- a CDS encoding aspartate aminotransferase family protein, translating to MNLTELSFKEVKDLTEKYIIDTYNRYPIGFRYGVGETLFDLNDKPYIDFQCGISVTNLGHGEADIIETLRNQADKLFHTSNLYYSEQQAKLAETIINHSFPGKVFFCNSGTEANEAAFKLMRKHAHQSSINDPVILALKGSFHGRTTSSMSMTGQKSIREGFGDLVPGVHFVTENDEDSLVDAFEQYGDRIAGIIMEPILGEGGIHPLSVSFVETARKLTHETGALLIFDEIQTGMGRTGKMFCFEHFGFAPDAFTLAKALGSGFPIGALIVSDEHSTILGRGDHGSTFGGNHLACAIAYETFRVIQSRDILTNVETTAEYCIQRLQSIGQKNKLIKDIRGRGLHIGVELTIPSRQVAEKCLINGLVINATANTVLRIMPPINITQEKMEEGLDILEKTLEEFK from the coding sequence ATGAATCTCACTGAACTAAGCTTTAAAGAAGTAAAAGATCTTACAGAAAAATATATTATTGACACATACAATCGTTATCCGATTGGATTCCGTTACGGAGTTGGTGAGACTTTATTCGACTTAAACGACAAACCATATATTGATTTTCAATGCGGAATTTCCGTCACCAATTTGGGTCATGGCGAAGCCGATATTATTGAAACCCTAAGAAATCAGGCTGATAAATTATTTCACACTTCTAATTTGTATTACTCAGAACAGCAAGCCAAACTAGCTGAGACCATCATCAATCATAGCTTTCCTGGCAAAGTATTTTTCTGCAATTCTGGAACAGAAGCCAATGAAGCAGCTTTCAAATTGATGAGAAAGCATGCACATCAATCATCTATTAATGATCCTGTAATACTTGCCCTGAAAGGTAGTTTTCACGGAAGAACTACATCGTCAATGTCGATGACTGGGCAGAAATCGATTCGAGAAGGATTTGGTGATCTAGTTCCAGGAGTTCATTTTGTAACAGAAAACGATGAAGATTCTTTGGTCGATGCTTTTGAGCAATACGGTGATCGTATTGCTGGCATCATCATGGAGCCAATATTAGGTGAAGGTGGAATTCATCCGCTCTCAGTTTCATTTGTTGAAACTGCTCGAAAACTAACTCATGAAACAGGAGCTCTTCTGATTTTTGACGAGATTCAAACAGGCATGGGTAGAACGGGCAAAATGTTCTGTTTCGAACATTTTGGCTTTGCACCTGATGCCTTCACTCTTGCAAAAGCATTGGGATCCGGATTCCCAATTGGCGCACTCATTGTCAGTGATGAGCACTCAACCATTCTTGGACGTGGCGATCATGGATCTACCTTTGGTGGCAATCATCTAGCCTGCGCGATTGCTTATGAAACATTTCGAGTAATACAATCTCGTGATATCTTGACAAACGTAGAGACGACTGCAGAGTATTGTATCCAAAGATTGCAATCCATTGGACAGAAGAATAAACTAATCAAAGATATACGAGGTCGTGGATTGCATATCGGTGTGGAACTCACAATCCCTTCAAGACAAGTCGCTGAGAAGTGTCTTATCAATGGACTTGTGATCAATGCGACAGCAAATACAGTTCTTAGAATTATGCCTCCCATCAATATAACTCAAGAAAAGATGGAAGAGGGTTTAGACATTTTAGAAAAAACATTAGAAGAATTTAAATAA
- the leuB gene encoding 3-isopropylmalate dehydrogenase, whose translation MNRVAVLAGDGIGPEVMKVTLDVLKVSLGNKFKDFEFTEALVGGAAIDATGHPLPPETLKICENSEAILFGSVGGPKWENLPPAQQPERGALLPLRKHFDLFANLRPAIIYSELKKASPLRADIVGDGLDILIMRELTSGIYFGQPKGREGNGAEEFAYDTMKYSRREIERIARKAFEAARKRNKKVTSIDKANVLTTSVFWREVVVALHKKEFSDCELNHMYVDNGAMQLVVRPSQFDVVLCENMFGDILSDEASVITGSIGMLPSASINEAGFGLYEPSGGSAPDIAGHGIANPIAQILSAALMLRYSFSLDEEATKIENAIRSVLQKGFRTRDIAEPGSKILGTAEIGKEIEKCF comes from the coding sequence ATGAATCGTGTAGCAGTACTTGCCGGTGATGGTATCGGCCCAGAAGTTATGAAAGTAACTTTAGATGTTTTGAAAGTATCCCTTGGCAATAAATTTAAAGATTTCGAATTCACAGAGGCACTGGTTGGTGGCGCAGCAATTGATGCAACCGGACATCCACTTCCTCCTGAAACTCTAAAAATCTGTGAGAATTCAGAAGCAATTCTATTTGGTTCTGTTGGTGGACCTAAATGGGAGAATCTGCCGCCAGCTCAACAACCTGAGAGAGGCGCCCTTTTGCCTTTGCGTAAGCATTTTGATCTATTTGCAAACCTTAGACCAGCAATCATCTACTCTGAGTTAAAGAAAGCATCTCCACTAAGAGCAGATATTGTTGGTGATGGTCTAGATATTTTGATTATGCGTGAGCTAACTAGTGGCATTTATTTCGGTCAGCCGAAAGGACGCGAAGGAAATGGTGCAGAAGAATTCGCTTATGATACGATGAAATATTCTAGGCGTGAAATTGAACGAATTGCACGCAAAGCATTTGAAGCAGCTAGAAAACGAAATAAAAAAGTGACTAGCATCGACAAAGCAAATGTTCTCACCACATCAGTTTTCTGGAGAGAGGTAGTAGTAGCATTGCATAAGAAAGAATTTTCCGACTGCGAATTGAACCATATGTATGTCGACAATGGCGCAATGCAATTGGTTGTTCGACCTTCTCAATTTGATGTTGTTCTCTGCGAAAATATGTTCGGTGATATTCTATCTGATGAAGCTTCTGTAATCACGGGTTCTATCGGTATGCTCCCGTCGGCATCTATAAACGAAGCCGGATTCGGACTTTATGAACCTTCGGGAGGATCAGCACCAGATATTGCAGGACATGGAATTGCGAATCCAATTGCACAAATTTTAAGTGCTGCTCTCATGCTTCGTTACTCTTTTTCGCTGGATGAAGAAGCAACGAAAATCGAAAATGCCATTAGGTCGGTATTGCAGAAAGGTTTTCGCACAAGAGACATTGCGGAGCCAGGCTCCAAGATTCTTGGAACAGCAGAGATCGGCAAAGAAATCGAAAAATGTTTCTAA
- a CDS encoding response regulator: MQSGISSSGRPYTVIVAENSKFQSKQLQQILESEGYQVVGIAETGKELIDLYKKNKQVDLITIENFLPVMDGYAAFWELKDLGVIPRVLFISEENTPAVIKSLLDAGAMDYIVKPIKREKILEKVREIIQKIPKV, translated from the coding sequence ATGCAATCGGGTATCTCATCATCTGGAAGACCTTACACAGTAATTGTCGCGGAGAATTCAAAGTTTCAATCCAAGCAATTGCAACAAATTCTGGAATCAGAAGGATACCAAGTTGTGGGAATTGCTGAAACTGGCAAAGAATTAATCGATTTATATAAGAAAAACAAGCAGGTAGATCTTATAACAATTGAGAACTTTCTGCCAGTTATGGATGGTTATGCGGCATTCTGGGAACTGAAAGATCTCGGTGTCATACCAAGAGTATTATTCATATCTGAAGAGAACACACCTGCAGTTATCAAGAGCCTTCTTGATGCAGGTGCAATGGACTATATAGTCAAGCCAATCAAAAGAGAAAAGATCCTAGAAAAAGTTCGAGAGATCATACAAAAGATTCCAAAAGTATAA
- a CDS encoding polyphenol oxidase family protein, with translation MIDFTIPTDYGRIEILSLGKRDLVENDGTDWNLYCKKTIRNFHKDESEEIYSLDQIHSDAIWNTQEIKSDSKGDGLYTSEYNQTLVIRTADCVPILVWSFDYPFIGAIHSGWKGTQLGITEKFISNTFNKTVKGLDRQSKITNPKIGFYIGSHILAKDYEVSEDVASYFLESGFAIAKDTAGKYNLDLSGYIQSKIKDYYPKALVINVNESTLDSPNWFSHRSGDKGRNLHCIRILKD, from the coding sequence ATGATTGACTTTACCATTCCAACTGATTACGGCAGAATAGAAATTCTTAGCTTAGGTAAGAGAGATCTAGTAGAAAATGATGGAACAGATTGGAATCTCTATTGTAAGAAAACGATTCGTAATTTTCATAAGGATGAATCGGAAGAAATTTATAGCCTAGACCAAATCCATTCTGATGCTATCTGGAATACTCAAGAAATAAAATCAGATAGCAAGGGAGACGGTTTGTATACTAGTGAGTATAATCAAACGCTAGTAATTCGGACAGCCGATTGTGTTCCAATATTGGTATGGTCATTCGATTATCCTTTTATTGGAGCGATCCATTCGGGATGGAAGGGAACCCAGCTTGGAATCACAGAGAAATTTATTTCCAATACATTCAATAAGACTGTGAAAGGATTGGATAGGCAAAGTAAAATTACAAATCCCAAAATTGGATTCTACATTGGATCACATATCCTAGCAAAGGATTATGAAGTGAGTGAAGATGTCGCGAGTTATTTTCTCGAATCTGGATTCGCAATTGCCAAGGATACCGCAGGTAAATACAATCTGGATCTGTCTGGGTATATTCAATCCAAAATAAAGGATTATTATCCAAAGGCTTTAGTTATAAATGTAAATGAATCAACTCTAGATAGTCCCAATTGGTTTAGTCATCGGAGCGGAGACAAGGGAAGGAATCTTCACTGCATTAGAATATTAAAAGATTGA